A single Clavibacter nebraskensis NCPPB 2581 DNA region contains:
- a CDS encoding HAD-IA family hydrolase produces the protein MSSPVTLTARALLLDMDGTLVDSTALVEEIWTMLAHRFGHDPADLLRRIHGVRAVDSIARFAPEGSDVPALLAELDRLELDGSPATVEIPGARDLVAALPAGSHALVTSAGRELARARLTGAGVRVPDLLVTAEDVANGKPHPDGYLLAASRLGVDPADAIVYEDAEAGIQAGLAAGMRVVVVGDHESETTAGLPRVRDHRGTTVEVHDGILTLTLPGA, from the coding sequence ATGTCCTCCCCCGTCACGCTCACCGCCCGCGCGCTCCTCCTCGACATGGACGGGACGCTCGTCGACTCGACCGCGCTCGTCGAGGAGATCTGGACGATGCTCGCCCACCGCTTCGGCCACGATCCGGCCGACCTCCTGCGGCGGATCCACGGCGTGCGCGCCGTCGACAGCATCGCCCGGTTCGCGCCGGAGGGCAGCGACGTGCCCGCCCTCCTCGCCGAGCTCGACCGGTTGGAGCTCGACGGCAGCCCCGCGACGGTCGAGATCCCCGGCGCCCGCGACCTCGTGGCCGCGCTGCCCGCCGGATCCCACGCCCTCGTCACGAGCGCCGGCCGCGAGCTCGCGCGCGCCCGCCTCACCGGCGCCGGCGTCCGCGTGCCCGACCTGCTCGTCACCGCCGAGGACGTGGCGAACGGGAAGCCGCACCCGGACGGCTACCTGCTCGCCGCGTCGCGCCTAGGCGTGGATCCCGCGGACGCGATCGTCTACGAGGACGCCGAGGCCGGGATCCAGGCGGGCCTCGCCGCGGGCATGCGCGTCGTCGTCGTGGGCGACCACGAGAGCGAGACCACCGCCGGCCTCCCCCGCGTGCGCGACCACCGCGGCACGACGGTCGAGGTGCACGACGGGATCCTCACGCTCACGCTCCCCGGCGCCTGA
- a CDS encoding glycosyltransferase has protein sequence MPLPIRILFSFARGQGHLNPLLPFARAARARGHETALAGPREIVAGRADFAPLFPSDTGAARTAGGTGRLVVADPGRPYAQVEEVFLGRTARTVARSVGDAIARWSPALVVCDEFDFGAMVAAERAGVPVVVVEVTASAYAGWRPSVAHALDALRAEAGLAPDPELAMLAGDLLVVPFPESVAGAGPGAASAAEPTRRAVLRVRPEAPEAADDHPAVRWLAGSDEPWRAYATLGTQFNTRSGDLLHRILDGLATTDARVLATIGPCVNPAAFPGATPRRRLEDYVPQGAVLERVDVVITHGGSGTVAGALAAGVPLVVLPMGADQRLNGERIAQLGVGRMLDAATATPEEIAAAASEVRGEPRFADAAGRIRGQIAALPPGGRRAPGLRGPRGSLTRAACAGPPRVGHDGGAAGAGRGGVRGRDARRRADAARTIAWLTRSRRRSSCCRSWDSSA, from the coding sequence ATGCCCCTTCCGATCCGGATCCTCTTCTCCTTCGCACGCGGGCAGGGCCACCTGAACCCCCTGCTGCCGTTCGCCCGCGCCGCACGCGCGCGGGGTCACGAGACGGCCCTCGCCGGGCCGCGCGAGATCGTGGCGGGGCGGGCGGACTTCGCGCCCCTCTTCCCGAGCGACACCGGGGCGGCGCGCACCGCAGGGGGCACCGGTCGCCTCGTCGTCGCGGATCCCGGGAGGCCCTACGCGCAGGTGGAGGAGGTGTTCCTGGGCCGGACGGCGCGGACGGTCGCGCGGAGCGTCGGCGATGCCATCGCCCGCTGGAGCCCGGCCCTCGTCGTCTGCGACGAGTTCGACTTCGGCGCGATGGTGGCCGCGGAGCGCGCCGGGGTGCCGGTCGTCGTGGTGGAGGTGACCGCCTCGGCGTACGCGGGCTGGCGGCCGTCGGTGGCGCACGCGCTGGACGCGCTGCGGGCGGAGGCGGGCCTGGCGCCGGATCCCGAGCTCGCCATGCTCGCGGGCGACCTCCTCGTCGTGCCGTTCCCGGAGTCCGTGGCCGGTGCCGGACCGGGCGCGGCCTCCGCCGCGGAGCCGACGCGGCGGGCCGTGCTGCGGGTGCGGCCGGAGGCGCCCGAGGCCGCCGACGACCACCCGGCCGTGCGCTGGCTCGCCGGCAGCGACGAGCCCTGGCGCGCGTACGCGACCCTCGGCACGCAGTTCAACACGCGCTCGGGGGACCTCCTCCATCGCATCCTCGACGGCCTCGCGACCACGGACGCGCGCGTGCTGGCGACAATCGGGCCGTGCGTGAATCCCGCCGCCTTCCCGGGGGCGACCCCGCGCCGCCGCCTCGAGGACTACGTGCCCCAGGGCGCGGTGCTGGAGCGCGTGGACGTCGTGATCACGCACGGCGGATCCGGGACGGTCGCCGGTGCGCTCGCGGCCGGCGTCCCGCTCGTCGTGCTGCCCATGGGCGCCGACCAGCGGCTGAACGGCGAGCGGATCGCGCAGCTCGGGGTCGGCCGCATGCTGGACGCGGCGACGGCGACGCCCGAGGAGATCGCCGCCGCGGCCAGCGAGGTCCGGGGTGAGCCGCGCTTCGCGGACGCGGCCGGCCGGATCCGCGGCCAGATCGCGGCCCTGCCCCCCGGCGGCCGACGCGCTCCCGGCCTTCGAGGCCCTCGCGGGTCGCTGACGCGGGCCGCGTGCGCCGGACCTCCACGCGTCGGGCACGATGGGGGAGCGGCCGGCGCCGGGCGCGGTGGCGTGAGGGGACGAGATGCCCGACGACGCGCAGATGCGGCGAGGACGATCGCATGGCTGACGCGGTCGAGACGGCGCTCCTCGTGCTGTCGGTCGTGGGACTCGTCGGCGTGA
- a CDS encoding FAD-dependent oxidoreductase, with translation MAGSTGHGRASHHVVIGAGLAGAATAWQLASRGHEVTVLERDRPASMLGSSHGSARILRYAYDDPFYVRLVRDARVLWDRLERTTGARLVTPTGSVDSGLVRRPAELARVLERVGIEHELMSAREAEDRWSEMAFDSDVLFHPAAGVVDAEAAVRAMLDLAVAHGAVVHEGWEVASVERVGAGFAVTSDDGRRIEGDSVVVCAGAWLPELLGAALPLPHAALDRIPPLRVRQEQVFHFAYVDGPPARSVPTSIHMDERMQVYALPGGRDVEGRGHKVAEFDGGRVIPSAAHQDGVVDPANRARVVDWVRRNLPGVEPVPYAEATCLFTSTPTEDFVIDRVDGITIVSPCSGHGAKFAPLIGSLAADAATGERVEPRFALAP, from the coding sequence ATGGCGGGATCCACCGGGCACGGGCGCGCATCGCACCATGTCGTCATCGGCGCGGGGCTCGCGGGGGCGGCCACCGCGTGGCAGCTCGCGAGCCGCGGGCACGAGGTCACGGTGCTGGAGCGCGACCGGCCGGCGAGCATGCTCGGCAGCTCGCACGGGTCCGCGCGCATCCTCCGCTACGCCTACGACGACCCCTTCTACGTGCGCCTGGTGCGCGACGCCCGCGTGCTCTGGGACCGGCTCGAGCGCACCACGGGCGCGCGGCTCGTGACCCCGACCGGATCCGTCGACTCCGGCCTCGTGCGCCGCCCCGCCGAGCTCGCGCGCGTGCTGGAGCGCGTCGGCATCGAGCACGAGCTGATGTCGGCGCGCGAGGCCGAGGACCGCTGGTCGGAGATGGCGTTCGACTCCGACGTGCTCTTCCACCCGGCTGCCGGCGTCGTCGACGCCGAGGCCGCGGTGCGCGCGATGCTCGACCTCGCGGTCGCGCACGGCGCCGTCGTGCACGAGGGCTGGGAGGTGGCGTCCGTCGAGCGGGTCGGCGCGGGCTTCGCCGTGACGTCCGACGACGGCCGTCGCATCGAGGGCGACAGCGTGGTCGTGTGCGCCGGTGCCTGGCTGCCCGAGCTGCTCGGCGCCGCGCTGCCGCTGCCGCACGCCGCGCTCGACCGGATCCCGCCGCTGCGCGTGCGGCAGGAGCAGGTGTTCCACTTCGCGTACGTGGATGGGCCGCCCGCCCGGTCCGTGCCGACCTCCATCCACATGGACGAGCGCATGCAGGTCTACGCGCTGCCCGGCGGCCGCGACGTGGAGGGACGCGGCCACAAGGTCGCCGAGTTCGACGGCGGCCGCGTGATCCCGTCGGCCGCGCACCAGGACGGCGTCGTGGATCCGGCCAACCGCGCCCGCGTCGTCGACTGGGTGCGCCGCAACCTGCCGGGCGTCGAGCCGGTGCCGTACGCGGAGGCGACGTGCCTCTTCACGAGCACGCCCACCGAGGACTTCGTGATCGACCGGGTGGACGGGATCACGATCGTGTCGCCGTGCTCCGGCCACGGCGCCAAGTTCGCGCCGCTCATCGGCAGCCTCGCGGCGGATGCGGCGACCGGCGAGCGCGTCGAGCCGCGGTTCGCGCTCGCGCCCTGA